TTCCTGATAAAACATTCAATTAGTGCTTGTGCGCCGGTCATCTTCATAGTCGTGCGTCCATACCCGAAGTACGACGCTTTCACTCCCTTCCCTCGGAAACTGTTACCACTTGAAAAAAAACCTCCCATCCCGCGATTGGGACGAGAGGATTCTCCCGTGGTACCACCCAGCTTCAGCAGCCCAAGGGCTGCCCTCGAATGATCTTATGCGTGGATAAGATCTGCACGATAACGGATGCACCCTTTAAGGGCCAACCCGGTGCTGCCTACTGGTCTTTCGGCAACACGGCTTCAGGGCGAGTTCGAACGACATCGGCGTTACCTCCCACCACCCGGTAACTCTCTGGAGCCTTAAAGCCGTTCTACTACTCCCTTTCATCGCCTTTCTGGAATTATATTGCCATAAATATACCTGAGTTTACCCCCTGTGTCAAGAACCTACAATACCTAATTTCGGCCGGCGGTTCTCGAACGGGACAAACTCGGTCTGGGGAGGCACCGACCCCAGGGACTTGTCTAGTACTTGCGAAGGAAATCCTTGGCTACAAAAGCATCTCGGGAGGGCTGGGTATCCGCCGGTCCCTCCCCGAGGATCACAAACCGACACCGATCCCCCCGATACCACTCGTTGGCAAACTCCACCGGTTGACCGGCTTGGTCATATCCCACCCGGACCACCAGCATCAGGGGATCCTTCACATTCACCCGCAAAAGCTCCGCCTCGGTGTGGGTTGCAGCCACCGCCTCCAAGGTCTGGCGGACATACTTGATCTCGAAATTGTACTTGTCCTTGAAGATCCGGTAAAGGGATTGGGATAAATCATGTTCGTTGATACCCGGACACACACTGGTGGGATAATGGCTATGTTCAATACAGACCGCCTCCCCGTTGGCAAAGCGCAAACGCTGGAT
This region of Bacillota bacterium genomic DNA includes:
- a CDS encoding GntR family transcriptional regulator — its product is MGSSYLYMRVAQYILDLIESQELKPGDQLDSERNLSARLGVNRLTVRKGIEMLVAQGVLRRVPSKGTFVADPKIDQRADQVLGFSDQVLSSGLQPGAKVLDVVVVPATKQISRELKVEVGTPLWCIQRLRFANGEAVCIEHSHYPTSVCPGINEHDLSQSLYRIFKDKYNFEIKYVRQTLEAVAATHTEAELLRVNVKDPLMLVVRVGYDQAGQPVEFANEWYRGDRCRFVILGEGPADTQPSRDAFVAKDFLRKY